In Corylus avellana chromosome ca2, CavTom2PMs-1.0, the following proteins share a genomic window:
- the LOC132168892 gene encoding splicing factor U2af large subunit B-like isoform X1: MSDANDSHQKQNSRGSDHERLRATDRNRDREKDGDRYQRNYKDRSVRDDKGRGKYDDYGRHQSSHSDRHHYYDRDREKRHRHRSRSPSRDESRNQSRSHSRSRSHSESKRTSGFDMAPSAANMLPGTAVPVQPPVVSQSVPGIIQNMLPFGTTQLGGLSLMPAQAMTQQATRHARRVYVGGLPPMANEQTIATFFSHVMAAIGGNSAGQGDAVVNVYINHEKKFAFVEMRTVEEASNAMALDGIIFEGVAVRVRRPTDYNPALAAALGPSQASPHLNLSAVGLTPGLTGGAEGPDRIFVGGLPYYFTETQIRELLQTFGPLRGFDLVKDKDTGNSKGYGFCVYQDPAVTDIACAALSGLKMGDKILTVRRAAASLGHSKTEQEMILAQAQQHIAMHKIALLAGDVNLHGAGMAPVTIAETPTKVLCLTEAISVDQLSDDQEYEEILEDMQDECSKFGTLVDIIIPRPNQNGEQIPGVGKVFLEYSDIIGCANARNALNGRKFGGNAVNAFYYSEDKFKTRDYGA; the protein is encoded by the exons ATGTCCGATGCCAACGACTCGCATCAGAAG CAGAATTCACGTGGATCAGATCATGAGAGGTTGAGGGCTACAGATCGAAATCGGGATAGGGAAAAAGATGGAGACCGTTATCAAAGGAACTACAAGGATAGAAGTGTGAGAGATGATAAAGGAAGGGGCAAGTATGATGATTATGGCCGTCATCAAAGCAGCCATAGTGACAG GCACCATTATTATGACCGAGACAGAGAAAAGAGGCATAGACATAGATCACGTTCCCCTTCTAGGGATGAATCTAGGAACCAATCTAGATCACACTCTCGTTCCCGTTCTCATTCAGAAAG CAAAAGGACAAGTGGTTTTGACATGGCACCTTCCGCTGCGAATATGCTGCCTGGCACTGCTGTTCCAG TTCAACCACCGGTTGTTTCTCAATCAGTGCCAGGAATAATACAGAACATGTTACCTTTTGGGACAACACAG CTGGGAGGTCTTTCCCTAATGCCAGCCCAAGCCATGACCCAACAG GCTACAAGGCATGCACGACGGGTATATGTTGGTGGGCTTCCCCCCATGGCTAATGAGCAG ACAATTGCAACTTTCTTTAGCCATGTCATGGCTGCAATTGGTGGAAATTCTGCTGGTCAAG GTGATGCGGTAGTCAATGTTTACATTAATCACGAGAAGAAGTTTGCATTCGTGGAGATGAGAACTGTTGAAGAAGCGAGTAATGCAATGGCATTAGATGGGATTATATTTGAG GGGGTTGCTGTGAGGGTGCGAAGACCTACGGACTACAATCCTGCATTAGCTGCGGCACTTGGTCCTAGCCAAGCAAGTCCTCACCTTAACTTATCTGCTGTTGGGCTCACACCAGG TTTAACTGGTGGAGCAGAGGGACCAGATCGTATCTTCGTAGGTGGACTACCATACTACTTTACTGAAACACAGATAAGGGAATTGCTACAGACATTTGG ACCTCTCCGTGGATTCGATCTTGTCAAGGATAAAGACACAGGAAACTCTAAAGGATATGGTTTCTGCGTTTATCAG GATCCAGCAGTGACAGACATTGCTTGTGCTGCTCTTAGTGGCTTGAAAATGGGGGATAAAATCCTAACAGTCAGGCGTGCTGCTGCGAG CTTGGGGCACTCCAAAACAGAGCAGGAAATGATCTTAGCACAGGCACAACAGCATATAGCTATGCAT AAAATAGCTTTGTTAGCTGGTGATGTGAATCTTCATGGAGCAGGGATGGCACCTGTAACTATTGCAGAAACTCCAACTAAAGTTTTATGCTTGACTGAG GCAATTAGTGTGGATCAACTGAGCGATGATCAAGAGTACGAAGAAATATTAGAAGACATGCAGGATGAATGCAGCAAATTTG GAACTTTGGTGGACATCATTATTCCCCGTCCAAATCAAAATGGAGAGCAGATCCCAGGTGTTGGAAAG GTGTTCCTGGAATATTCCGATATCATCGGTTGTGCGAATGCAAGGAATGCACTGAATGGAAGGAAATTTGGAGGCAATGCAGTGAATGCCTTTTATTATTCAGAAGATAAGTTCAAAACCAGAGACTATGGAGCCTAA
- the LOC132168892 gene encoding splicing factor U2af large subunit B-like isoform X3: MSDANDSHQKQNSRGSDHERLRATDRNRDREKDGDRYQRNYKDRSVRDDKGRGKYDDYGRHQSSHSDRHHYYDRDREKRHRHRSRSPSRDESRNQSRSHSRSRSHSESKRTSGFDMAPSAANMLPGTAVPVPGIIQNMLPFGTTQLGGLSLMPAQAMTQQATRHARRVYVGGLPPMANEQTIATFFSHVMAAIGGNSAGQGDAVVNVYINHEKKFAFVEMRTVEEASNAMALDGIIFEGVAVRVRRPTDYNPALAAALGPSQASPHLNLSAVGLTPGLTGGAEGPDRIFVGGLPYYFTETQIRELLQTFGPLRGFDLVKDKDTGNSKGYGFCVYQDPAVTDIACAALSGLKMGDKILTVRRAAASLGHSKTEQEMILAQAQQHIAMHKIALLAGDVNLHGAGMAPVTIAETPTKVLCLTEAISVDQLSDDQEYEEILEDMQDECSKFGTLVDIIIPRPNQNGEQIPGVGKVFLEYSDIIGCANARNALNGRKFGGNAVNAFYYSEDKFKTRDYGA; the protein is encoded by the exons ATGTCCGATGCCAACGACTCGCATCAGAAG CAGAATTCACGTGGATCAGATCATGAGAGGTTGAGGGCTACAGATCGAAATCGGGATAGGGAAAAAGATGGAGACCGTTATCAAAGGAACTACAAGGATAGAAGTGTGAGAGATGATAAAGGAAGGGGCAAGTATGATGATTATGGCCGTCATCAAAGCAGCCATAGTGACAG GCACCATTATTATGACCGAGACAGAGAAAAGAGGCATAGACATAGATCACGTTCCCCTTCTAGGGATGAATCTAGGAACCAATCTAGATCACACTCTCGTTCCCGTTCTCATTCAGAAAG CAAAAGGACAAGTGGTTTTGACATGGCACCTTCCGCTGCGAATATGCTGCCTGGCACTGCTGTTCCAG TGCCAGGAATAATACAGAACATGTTACCTTTTGGGACAACACAG CTGGGAGGTCTTTCCCTAATGCCAGCCCAAGCCATGACCCAACAG GCTACAAGGCATGCACGACGGGTATATGTTGGTGGGCTTCCCCCCATGGCTAATGAGCAG ACAATTGCAACTTTCTTTAGCCATGTCATGGCTGCAATTGGTGGAAATTCTGCTGGTCAAG GTGATGCGGTAGTCAATGTTTACATTAATCACGAGAAGAAGTTTGCATTCGTGGAGATGAGAACTGTTGAAGAAGCGAGTAATGCAATGGCATTAGATGGGATTATATTTGAG GGGGTTGCTGTGAGGGTGCGAAGACCTACGGACTACAATCCTGCATTAGCTGCGGCACTTGGTCCTAGCCAAGCAAGTCCTCACCTTAACTTATCTGCTGTTGGGCTCACACCAGG TTTAACTGGTGGAGCAGAGGGACCAGATCGTATCTTCGTAGGTGGACTACCATACTACTTTACTGAAACACAGATAAGGGAATTGCTACAGACATTTGG ACCTCTCCGTGGATTCGATCTTGTCAAGGATAAAGACACAGGAAACTCTAAAGGATATGGTTTCTGCGTTTATCAG GATCCAGCAGTGACAGACATTGCTTGTGCTGCTCTTAGTGGCTTGAAAATGGGGGATAAAATCCTAACAGTCAGGCGTGCTGCTGCGAG CTTGGGGCACTCCAAAACAGAGCAGGAAATGATCTTAGCACAGGCACAACAGCATATAGCTATGCAT AAAATAGCTTTGTTAGCTGGTGATGTGAATCTTCATGGAGCAGGGATGGCACCTGTAACTATTGCAGAAACTCCAACTAAAGTTTTATGCTTGACTGAG GCAATTAGTGTGGATCAACTGAGCGATGATCAAGAGTACGAAGAAATATTAGAAGACATGCAGGATGAATGCAGCAAATTTG GAACTTTGGTGGACATCATTATTCCCCGTCCAAATCAAAATGGAGAGCAGATCCCAGGTGTTGGAAAG GTGTTCCTGGAATATTCCGATATCATCGGTTGTGCGAATGCAAGGAATGCACTGAATGGAAGGAAATTTGGAGGCAATGCAGTGAATGCCTTTTATTATTCAGAAGATAAGTTCAAAACCAGAGACTATGGAGCCTAA
- the LOC132168892 gene encoding splicing factor U2af large subunit B-like isoform X2 codes for MSDANDSHQKNSRGSDHERLRATDRNRDREKDGDRYQRNYKDRSVRDDKGRGKYDDYGRHQSSHSDRHHYYDRDREKRHRHRSRSPSRDESRNQSRSHSRSRSHSESKRTSGFDMAPSAANMLPGTAVPVQPPVVSQSVPGIIQNMLPFGTTQLGGLSLMPAQAMTQQATRHARRVYVGGLPPMANEQTIATFFSHVMAAIGGNSAGQGDAVVNVYINHEKKFAFVEMRTVEEASNAMALDGIIFEGVAVRVRRPTDYNPALAAALGPSQASPHLNLSAVGLTPGLTGGAEGPDRIFVGGLPYYFTETQIRELLQTFGPLRGFDLVKDKDTGNSKGYGFCVYQDPAVTDIACAALSGLKMGDKILTVRRAAASLGHSKTEQEMILAQAQQHIAMHKIALLAGDVNLHGAGMAPVTIAETPTKVLCLTEAISVDQLSDDQEYEEILEDMQDECSKFGTLVDIIIPRPNQNGEQIPGVGKVFLEYSDIIGCANARNALNGRKFGGNAVNAFYYSEDKFKTRDYGA; via the exons ATGTCCGATGCCAACGACTCGCATCAGAAG AATTCACGTGGATCAGATCATGAGAGGTTGAGGGCTACAGATCGAAATCGGGATAGGGAAAAAGATGGAGACCGTTATCAAAGGAACTACAAGGATAGAAGTGTGAGAGATGATAAAGGAAGGGGCAAGTATGATGATTATGGCCGTCATCAAAGCAGCCATAGTGACAG GCACCATTATTATGACCGAGACAGAGAAAAGAGGCATAGACATAGATCACGTTCCCCTTCTAGGGATGAATCTAGGAACCAATCTAGATCACACTCTCGTTCCCGTTCTCATTCAGAAAG CAAAAGGACAAGTGGTTTTGACATGGCACCTTCCGCTGCGAATATGCTGCCTGGCACTGCTGTTCCAG TTCAACCACCGGTTGTTTCTCAATCAGTGCCAGGAATAATACAGAACATGTTACCTTTTGGGACAACACAG CTGGGAGGTCTTTCCCTAATGCCAGCCCAAGCCATGACCCAACAG GCTACAAGGCATGCACGACGGGTATATGTTGGTGGGCTTCCCCCCATGGCTAATGAGCAG ACAATTGCAACTTTCTTTAGCCATGTCATGGCTGCAATTGGTGGAAATTCTGCTGGTCAAG GTGATGCGGTAGTCAATGTTTACATTAATCACGAGAAGAAGTTTGCATTCGTGGAGATGAGAACTGTTGAAGAAGCGAGTAATGCAATGGCATTAGATGGGATTATATTTGAG GGGGTTGCTGTGAGGGTGCGAAGACCTACGGACTACAATCCTGCATTAGCTGCGGCACTTGGTCCTAGCCAAGCAAGTCCTCACCTTAACTTATCTGCTGTTGGGCTCACACCAGG TTTAACTGGTGGAGCAGAGGGACCAGATCGTATCTTCGTAGGTGGACTACCATACTACTTTACTGAAACACAGATAAGGGAATTGCTACAGACATTTGG ACCTCTCCGTGGATTCGATCTTGTCAAGGATAAAGACACAGGAAACTCTAAAGGATATGGTTTCTGCGTTTATCAG GATCCAGCAGTGACAGACATTGCTTGTGCTGCTCTTAGTGGCTTGAAAATGGGGGATAAAATCCTAACAGTCAGGCGTGCTGCTGCGAG CTTGGGGCACTCCAAAACAGAGCAGGAAATGATCTTAGCACAGGCACAACAGCATATAGCTATGCAT AAAATAGCTTTGTTAGCTGGTGATGTGAATCTTCATGGAGCAGGGATGGCACCTGTAACTATTGCAGAAACTCCAACTAAAGTTTTATGCTTGACTGAG GCAATTAGTGTGGATCAACTGAGCGATGATCAAGAGTACGAAGAAATATTAGAAGACATGCAGGATGAATGCAGCAAATTTG GAACTTTGGTGGACATCATTATTCCCCGTCCAAATCAAAATGGAGAGCAGATCCCAGGTGTTGGAAAG GTGTTCCTGGAATATTCCGATATCATCGGTTGTGCGAATGCAAGGAATGCACTGAATGGAAGGAAATTTGGAGGCAATGCAGTGAATGCCTTTTATTATTCAGAAGATAAGTTCAAAACCAGAGACTATGGAGCCTAA
- the LOC132171334 gene encoding stem-specific protein TSJT1-like, which produces MLGIFNKGFVQPPQELNSPAPLKSSVKPKLSQEILRDFVSHDSGNAVSISFGDGTSFSYLPPEKPFSIHQSMFCAVDGIYCIFRGSLNNLCHLIKQYGLSKGTNEAMFVIEAYRTLRDRGPYPADQVLKDLDGSFGFVVFDDNAKTVFAALGGNEEIRLFWGISADGSVIISDKLEVVKASCGKSFAPFPSGCMFHSEHGLKSFEHPTKKMKAVPRIDSEGVMCGANFKVDVQSKINSMPRVGSEANWALWGSES; this is translated from the exons atgttgGGGATATTCAACAAAGGGTTTGTTCAGCCGCCGCAGGAGCTTAATAGCCCGGCGCCATTGAAATCCTCTGTGAAGCCCAAGCTTTCACAAGAGATTCTCAGGGATTTTGTTTCTCATGATTCTGGTAATGCTGTCTCCATCAGCTTTGGAGATGGAACCTCTTTTTCTTATCTCCCACCAGAGAAACCATTTTCCATTCATCAGAG TATGTTCTGTGCTGTGGATGGAATATACTGCATTTTCCGGGGGAGCTTAAACAATCTGTGCCATCTGATCAAGCAGTATGGGCTATCAAAGGGCACCAATGAGGCGATGTTCGTGATTGAGGCCTACAGGACTCTCCGTGACCGTGGCCCATACCCGGCCGATCAGGTCCTCAAAGATCTGGACGGCAGCTTTGGCTTTGTGGTCTTTGATGACAATGCAAAAACTGTGTTTGCTGCTCTG GGTGGGAATGAAGAAATCAGGCTGTTCTGGGGGATTTCAGCTGATGGTTCTGTGATAATTTCTGATAAGTTGGAGGTTGTAAAAGCAAGTTGTGGTAAATCATTTGCGCCATTCCCTAGTg GGTGCATGTTTCACAGTGAGCATGGATTGAAGAGCTTTGAGCATCCAACGAAGAAAATGAAGGCAGTGCCTAGGATTGATAGCGAGGGGGTCATGTGTGGGGCCAACTTCAAGGTTGATGTCCAATCGAAGATCAACAGCATGCCACGTGTTGGCAGCGAAGCCAACTGGGCACTATGGGGCTCAGAATCCTGA
- the LOC132171290 gene encoding uncharacterized protein LOC132171290 isoform X1 encodes MSSSPGTHSLAFRVMRLCRPSFHVDPPLRLDPVDLIAGEDILDDPIAASHLPRLIDSHVANPADSSDLSYRSRFLLHDPSDPMGLSGLLVLPQSFGAIYLGETFCSYISINNSSNFEAKEIIIKAEMQTERQRILLLDTSKSPVDTIRAGGRYDFIVEHDVKELGAHTLVCTALYNDGDGERKYLPQFFKFVVANPLSVRTKVRVVKETTFLEACIENHTKSNLFMDQVEFEPTQHWSATILKANEHESDNNSKTREKTPVLIRSGGGIHNYLYQLKVSSHGSAQMKVEGSNILGKLQITWRTNLGEPGRLQTQQILGTPVTRSDIDLHVVEVPSIIKLERPFSLHLKLTNQTERELGPFEVSLPQNELREEKVIMINGLKTMVLPQVAAFSYTDFHLNLIATKLGVQRITGITVFDTREKRSYEPFTDLEIFVDLD; translated from the exons atgagCAGCAGTCCAGGGACGCACTCGCTCGCGTTCAGGGTGATGCGGCTGTGCAGGCCGTCGTTCCACGTGGACCCTCCGCTCCGCCTGGACCCGGTCGATCTCATTGCGGGCGAGGATATCCTCGACGACCCCATCGCCGCCTCCCACCTCCCCCGCCTCATCGACTCCCACGTCGCCAACCCCGCCGACTCCTCGGATCTCAGCTACCGCTCCCGATTCCTCCTCCACGACCCGTCCGACCCCATGGGCCTCTCCGGCCTCCTCGTCCTCCCCCAATCCTttgg CGCGATTTACTTGGGAGAGACGTTCTGTAGCTATATCAGCATCAACAACAGCTCCAATTTCGAAGCGAAGGAAATTATAATCAAG GCGGAAATGCaaacagagagacagagaatcTTGCTTTTGGACACCTCGAAATCCCCCGTCGATACAATACGCGCGGGAGGGCGCTACGATTTCATCGTGGAACACGATGTGAAGGAACTTGGAGCTCACAC GCTCGTCTGCACTGCGCTGTACAATGATGGTGATGGCGAGCGTAAATATCTTCCGCAGTTCTTCAAGTTCGTTGTTGCCAATCCGCTTTCTGTTAGGACAAAG GTTCGCGTTGTTAAG GAAACTACATTTCTGGAAGCTTGCATTGAAAATCATACAAAATCAAACCTTTTTATGGACCAAGTTGAATTTGAGCCCACTCAGCATTGGAGCGCAACAATATTAAAAGCTAATGAGCATGAGTCAGACAACAATTCTAAGACTAG AGAGAAGACACCAGTCCTTATCAGATCTGGTGGAGGAATTCACAACTATCTTTATCAGTTGAAAGTGTCATCTCATGGTTCTGCACAAATGAAAGTTGAGGGTAGTAATATTCTTGGGAAACTTCAGATTACATGGCGTACAAATCTGGGGGAACCTGGTCGCCTACAGACACAGCAGATTCTGGGCACT CCTGTCACACGCAGTGATATTGACTTGCATGTTGTGGAGGTTCCATCGATTATCAAGTTGGAAAGACCCTTTTCG CTACACTTGAAACTCACAAACCAGACAGAAAGAGAATTGGGACCTTTCGAAGTTTCTTTGCCGCAAAATGAGTTGCGTGAAGAGAAGGTTATTATGATTAATGGTCTCAAAACGATG GTTTTACCTCAGGTTGCAGCGTTTAGTTACACAGACTTCCACCTG AACCTCATTGCTACTAAACTTGGAGTTCAGAGAATCACAGGCATTACAGTGTTTGACACAAGAGAGAAGAGATCTTATGAACCTTTCACAGACTTGGAG ATTTTCGTGGATTTGGACTAA
- the LOC132171290 gene encoding uncharacterized protein LOC132171290 isoform X2, with amino-acid sequence MSSSPGTHSLAFRVMRLCRPSFHVDPPLRLDPVDLIAGEDILDDPIAASHLPRLIDSHVANPADSSDLSYRSRFLLHDPSDPMGLSGLLVLPQSFGAIYLGETFCSYISINNSSNFEAKEIIIKAEMQTERQRILLLDTSKSPVDTIRAGGRYDFIVEHDVKELGAHTLVCTALYNDGDGERKYLPQFFKFVVANPLSVRTKVRVVKETTFLEACIENHTKSNLFMDQVEFEPTQHWSATILKANEHESDNNSKTREKTPVLIRSGGGIHNYLYQLKVSSHGSAQMKVEGSNILGKLQITWRTNLGEPGRLQTQQILGTPVTRSDIDLHVVEVPSIIKLERPFSLHLKLTNQTERELGPFEVSLPQNELREEKVIMINGLKTMNLIATKLGVQRITGITVFDTREKRSYEPFTDLEIFVDLD; translated from the exons atgagCAGCAGTCCAGGGACGCACTCGCTCGCGTTCAGGGTGATGCGGCTGTGCAGGCCGTCGTTCCACGTGGACCCTCCGCTCCGCCTGGACCCGGTCGATCTCATTGCGGGCGAGGATATCCTCGACGACCCCATCGCCGCCTCCCACCTCCCCCGCCTCATCGACTCCCACGTCGCCAACCCCGCCGACTCCTCGGATCTCAGCTACCGCTCCCGATTCCTCCTCCACGACCCGTCCGACCCCATGGGCCTCTCCGGCCTCCTCGTCCTCCCCCAATCCTttgg CGCGATTTACTTGGGAGAGACGTTCTGTAGCTATATCAGCATCAACAACAGCTCCAATTTCGAAGCGAAGGAAATTATAATCAAG GCGGAAATGCaaacagagagacagagaatcTTGCTTTTGGACACCTCGAAATCCCCCGTCGATACAATACGCGCGGGAGGGCGCTACGATTTCATCGTGGAACACGATGTGAAGGAACTTGGAGCTCACAC GCTCGTCTGCACTGCGCTGTACAATGATGGTGATGGCGAGCGTAAATATCTTCCGCAGTTCTTCAAGTTCGTTGTTGCCAATCCGCTTTCTGTTAGGACAAAG GTTCGCGTTGTTAAG GAAACTACATTTCTGGAAGCTTGCATTGAAAATCATACAAAATCAAACCTTTTTATGGACCAAGTTGAATTTGAGCCCACTCAGCATTGGAGCGCAACAATATTAAAAGCTAATGAGCATGAGTCAGACAACAATTCTAAGACTAG AGAGAAGACACCAGTCCTTATCAGATCTGGTGGAGGAATTCACAACTATCTTTATCAGTTGAAAGTGTCATCTCATGGTTCTGCACAAATGAAAGTTGAGGGTAGTAATATTCTTGGGAAACTTCAGATTACATGGCGTACAAATCTGGGGGAACCTGGTCGCCTACAGACACAGCAGATTCTGGGCACT CCTGTCACACGCAGTGATATTGACTTGCATGTTGTGGAGGTTCCATCGATTATCAAGTTGGAAAGACCCTTTTCG CTACACTTGAAACTCACAAACCAGACAGAAAGAGAATTGGGACCTTTCGAAGTTTCTTTGCCGCAAAATGAGTTGCGTGAAGAGAAGGTTATTATGATTAATGGTCTCAAAACGATG AACCTCATTGCTACTAAACTTGGAGTTCAGAGAATCACAGGCATTACAGTGTTTGACACAAGAGAGAAGAGATCTTATGAACCTTTCACAGACTTGGAG ATTTTCGTGGATTTGGACTAA